In a genomic window of Phragmites australis chromosome 14, lpPhrAust1.1, whole genome shotgun sequence:
- the LOC133890885 gene encoding eukaryotic translation initiation factor 3 subunit I-like isoform X1: MRPILMKGHERPLTFLRYNRDGDLLFSCAKDHTPTVWYADNGDRLGTYRGHNGAVWSCDVSRDSARLITGSADQTAKLWEVSTGKELFSFRFDAPARSVEFAIGDALAVVTTDNFMDHTPTVQVKRIAEDLEDQTEESALVITGIKGRINRAVWGPLNRTIITAGEDATIRIWDSETGKLLKESDKDSGHQKAISSLSKSLDWSHFITGSLDKSAKLWDTRTLTLIKTYVTERPVNAVDISPTHDTVVLGGGQDAMNVTMTDRRAGKFEAKFFHKILQEEIGGVKGHFGPINALAFNPDGRSFSSGEDGYARLHHFEYCMYLTVLIAQ; the protein is encoded by the exons ATGAGGCCGATCCTGATGAAGGGCCACGAGCGCCCGCTCACGTTCCTGCGGTACAACCGCGACGGCGACCTCCTCTTCTCCTGCGCCAAGGACCACACCCCCACGGTCTGGTACGCCGACAACGGCGACCGCCTGGGAACCTACCGCGGCCACAACGGCGCCGTCTGGTCATGCGATGTCTCCCGCGACTCGGCGCGCCTCATCACGGGGTCCGCCGACCAGACGGCCAAACTCTGGGAGGTGAGCACGGGGAAGGAGCTCTTCAGCTTCCGGTTCGACGCGCCCGCGAGGTCCGTCGAGTTCGCCATCGGGGACGCGCTGGCGGTCGTCACCACAGACAACTTCATGGACCACACGCCCACCGTCCAGGTCAAGCGCATCGCCGAGGACCTCGAGGACC AGACGGAAGAGTCGGCACTCGTGATCACCGGCATCAAGGGGAGGATCAACAGGGCCGTGTGGGGGCCGCTGAATAGGACCATCATCACCGCCGGCGAGGACGCCACCATTCGCATCTGGGACTCGGAG ACCGGAAAATTGCTGAAAGAGTCGGATAAGGACTCTGGACATCAGAAGGCAATTTCATCACTGTCAAAATCCTTAGATTGGTCTCATTTCATTACAGGCTCCTTGGATAAATCTGCTAAG CTATGGGATACAAGAACGCTAACCCTGATCAAGACGTATGTCACGGAGCGACCTGTTAATGCTGTCGACATCTCTCCTACTCATGATACT gTGGTTCTAGGAGGTGGTCAGGATGCAATGAATGTGACTATGACAGACCGCCGTGCTGGTAAATTTGAGGCTAAATTCTTTCACAAG ATTTTGCAAGAGGAAATTGGTGGTGTGAAAGGACATTTTGGACCAATTAATGCTTTGGCATTTAATCCTGATGGGCGGag CTTTTCGAGTGGTGAAGATGGATATGCAAGGCTGCACCATTTTGAGTATTGTATGTATCTGACAGTTCTGATAGCTCAATGA
- the LOC133890885 gene encoding eukaryotic translation initiation factor 3 subunit I-like isoform X2: MRPILMKGHERPLTFLRYNRDGDLLFSCAKDHTPTVWYADNGDRLGTYRGHNGAVWSCDVSRDSARLITGSADQTAKLWEVSTGKELFSFRFDAPARSVEFAIGDALAVVTTDNFMDHTPTVQVKRIAEDLEDQTEESALVITGIKGRINRAVWGPLNRTIITAGEDATIRIWDSETGKLLKESDKDSGHQKAISSLSKSLDWSHFITGSLDKSAKLWDTRTLTLIKTYVTERPVNAVDISPTHDTVVLGGGQDAMNVTMTDRRAGKFEAKFFHKILQEEIGGVKGHFGPINALAFNPDGRSFSSGGEDGYVRLHHFDSDYFNIKI; the protein is encoded by the exons ATGAGGCCGATCCTGATGAAGGGCCACGAGCGCCCGCTCACGTTCCTGCGGTACAACCGCGACGGCGACCTCCTCTTCTCCTGCGCCAAGGACCACACCCCCACGGTCTGGTACGCCGACAACGGCGACCGCCTGGGAACCTACCGCGGCCACAACGGCGCCGTCTGGTCATGCGATGTCTCCCGCGACTCGGCGCGCCTCATCACGGGGTCCGCCGACCAGACGGCCAAACTCTGGGAGGTGAGCACGGGGAAGGAGCTCTTCAGCTTCCGGTTCGACGCGCCCGCGAGGTCCGTCGAGTTCGCCATCGGGGACGCGCTGGCGGTCGTCACCACAGACAACTTCATGGACCACACGCCCACCGTCCAGGTCAAGCGCATCGCCGAGGACCTCGAGGACC AGACGGAAGAGTCGGCACTCGTGATCACCGGCATCAAGGGGAGGATCAACAGGGCCGTGTGGGGGCCGCTGAATAGGACCATCATCACCGCCGGCGAGGACGCCACCATTCGCATCTGGGACTCGGAG ACCGGAAAATTGCTGAAAGAGTCGGATAAGGACTCTGGACATCAGAAGGCAATTTCATCACTGTCAAAATCCTTAGATTGGTCTCATTTCATTACAGGCTCCTTGGATAAATCTGCTAAG CTATGGGATACAAGAACGCTAACCCTGATCAAGACGTATGTCACGGAGCGACCTGTTAATGCTGTCGACATCTCTCCTACTCATGATACT gTGGTTCTAGGAGGTGGTCAGGATGCAATGAATGTGACTATGACAGACCGCCGTGCTGGTAAATTTGAGGCTAAATTCTTTCACAAG ATTTTGCAAGAGGAAATTGGTGGTGTGAAAGGACATTTTGGACCAATTAATGCTTTGGCATTTAATCCTGATGGGCGGag CTTTTCGAGTGGTGGTGAAGATGGATATGTAAGGCTGCACCATTTTGATTCCGACTACTTCAACATCAAGATTTAG
- the LOC133890531 gene encoding ADP-glucose phosphorylase — MAEASRTSEARRDSVFGRWVVFSPARSRRPTDLKSHNPTNPSPDPGAEAPKPSCPFCAGRESECAPEIFRVPAPPEASPWRIRVIENLYPALRRDAEPPAPEEVPPDGEPGERAVRGFGFHDVVIETPRHDVRLWDLDAEGVRDVLLAYARRVRQLAEHPAVKYVQVFKNHGASAGASMAHSHSQMLGTPFVPPCVTTRLNCMKEVFDRSGNCSLCEIRSKDILISGTPNFSAIVPFAASYPFEIWIIPQQHISYFHEIDHDKALDLGSLLKTMLQKLSKQLNDPPFNFMIHSTPFGLSSSCLPYAHWFLQIVPQLSVIGGFEIGSGCYINPVFPEDAAKIMRELDCLT, encoded by the exons ATGGCGGAAGCTTCGAGAACCTCGGAGGCGCGACGGGACTCCGTGTTCGGGCGGTGGGTCGTCTTCTCGCCGGCGCGCTCGCGCCGCCCCACCGACCTTAAGTCCCACAACCCCACGAACCCTAGCCCCGACCCCGGCGCCGAGGCCCCCAAGCCGTCCTGCCCCTTCTGCGCCGGCCGCGAGTCCGAGTGCGCGCCCGAGATCTTCCGCGTGCCGGCGCCGCCCGAGGCTTCGCCGTGGCGGATCCGCGTCATCGAGAATCTGTACCCCGCGCTGCGGCGCGACGccgagccgccggcgccggaggaggTTCCCccggatggggagcccggggAGCGCGCCGTGCGCGGGTTTGGGTTCCACGACGTGGTCATCGAGACGCCGCGCCACGACGTGCGGCTCTGGGACCTGGACGCCGAGGGGGTCCGCGACGTGCTTCTCGCGTACGCGCGGCGCGTGCGGCAGCTCGCTGAGCACCCCGCGGTGAAGTACGTTCAG GTGTTTAAGAACCATGGGGCGTCTGCTGGGGCATCGATGGCACATTCACACAGCCAGATGTTGGGAACTCCCTTTGTCCCTCCCTGTGTTACAACCCGACTTAACTGCATGAAGGAGGTTTTTGATAGATCAGGGAACTGCAGCCTTTGCGAGATTAGGTCCAAAGATATTTTGATCAGTGGGACACCCAATTTTTCTGCCATTGTTCCATTTGCAGCATCATATCCATTTGAGATATGGATTATTCCTCAACAACATATTTCCTATTTCCATGAAATAGATCACGATAAG GCATTGGACCTTGGGTCTTTGTTGAAGACTATGCTGCAAAAGTTGTCTAAGCAGCTCAATGACCCGCCATTCAATTTTATGATCCACAGCACGCCTTTTGGACTCTCGTCATCCTGCCTGCCTTATGCACACTGGTTCCTCCAGATTGTGCCCCAGTTAAGTGTAATAGGTGGATTTGAGATTGGAAGTGGGTGCTACATTAATCCAGTTTTTCCTGAAGATGCTGCCAAGATTATGAGGGAACTTGACTGCTTAACCTAG
- the LOC133891326 gene encoding large ribosomal subunit protein eL15z-like, giving the protein MGAYKYVSELWRRKQSDVMRFVQRVRCWEYRQQPAIVRLTRPTRPDKARRLGFKAKQGYVVYRVRVRRGGRKRPVPKGIVYGKPKHQGITQLKFQRNKRSVAEERAGRKLGGLRVLNSYWVNEDSTYKYFEIILVDVAHSAIRNDPRINWLCKAVHKHRELRGLTSAGKKYRGLRGKGHTHHKNRPSRRATWKRNQTLSLRRYR; this is encoded by the exons aTGG GGGCGTACAAGTACGTGTCGGAgctatggaggaggaagcagtCGGACGTGATGCGGTTCGTGCAGCGCGTGCGGTGCTGGGAGTACAGGCAGCAGCCGGCGATCGTCCGCCTCACCAGGCCTACCCGCCCCGACAAGGCCCGCCGCCTCGGCTTCAAGGCCAAGCAG GGGTATGTTGTTTACCGTGTCCGTGTCAGGCGTGGTGGCAGGAAGAGGCCTGTGCCTAAGGGTATTGTCTATGGCAAGCCCAAGCATCAGGGTATCACCCAGCTCAAGTTCCAGAGGAACAAGAGGTCTGTTGCTGAGGAGAGAGCTGGACGTAAGCTTGGTGGACTGAGGGTTCTCAACTCCTACTGGGTGAATGAG GATAGCACTTACAAGTACTTTGAGATCATCCTTGTCGACGTTGCTCACAGTGCCATCCGCAATGACCCAAGGATTAACTGGCTATGCAAGGCTGTGCACAAGCACCGCGAACTCCGTGGTCTCACCTCTGCAGGCAAGAAGTACCGTGGCCTGCGTGGCAAGGGTCACACTCACCACAAGAACAGGCCCTCCCGGAGAGCCACCTGGAAGCGCAACCAGACCCTCTCCCTCCGCCGCTATCGTTGA
- the LOC133890532 gene encoding protein MET1, chloroplastic-like isoform X1, protein MALAHQVAANQPPLLSSPARLPRTSNAKQLLLLQPPFLGRSVRLRGARRAVVVRASSSAQAEPKSEGGEGGGEAEPKSEGGGEAEEERPYEEYEVTIEKPYGLKFAKGRDGGTYVEAIFAGASAEKTGEFTVGDKVLATSAVFGEEIWPAAGYGQTMYCIRQRVGPLYMKMERRFGKWDGAAELTEKEIIRAERNSGVISNRVREIQLQNYQRKMEQKMQREDDLRLGLRLYKDGKYEEALEKFESVLGSKPESNEASIASYNVACCYSKLDRTQAGLSALEDALKAGYEDFKRIRTDLDLANLRKSEEFEPMLKNYDESFINENAINAIKSLFGFGKK, encoded by the exons ATGGCGCTGGCTCACCAGGTCGCCGCCAACCAGCCGCCGCTACTCTCCTCCCCCGCTCGCCTCCCAAGAACCAGCAATGCGAAGCAGCTGCTGCTTCTCCAGCCGCCGTTTCTTGGCCGGAGCGTGAGGCTGCGTGGCGCGCGGAGGGCCGTCGTCGTCCGGGCGTCTTCGTCGGCGCAGGCGGAGCCCAAGTCGGAGGGCGGGGAGGGCGGAGGCGAGGCGGAGCCCAAGTCGGAGGGCGGaggcgaggcggaggaggagcggccGTACGAGGAGTACGAGGTGACGATCGAGAAGCCGTACGGGCTCAAGTTCGCCAAGGGCCGCGACGGCGGCACCTACGTCGAGGCCATCTTCGCCGGCGCCTCCGCCGAGAAGACCGGCGAGTTCACCGTCGGCGACAAGGTGCTCGCCACCAG CGCCGTCTTTGGAGAGGAGATCTGGCCGGCGGCAGGGTACGGCCAGACCATGTACTGCATCCGTCAGAGAGTCGGCCCTCTCTACATGAAGATGGAGAGAAGATTCG GTAAGTGGGACGGTGCTGCTGAGCTCACCGAGAAGGAGATCATAAGAGCTGAGAGGAACTCTGGAGTGATCAGCAACAGGGTGAGGGAGATCCAG TTGCAAAATTACCAGAGGAAGATGGAGCAGAAGATGCAGAGGGAAGACGATCTACGCTTGGGGCTTAGGCTGTACAA GGATGGGAAATACGAGGAGGCATTGGAAAAGTTCGAGTCGGTTTTAGGATCGAAACCGGAGAGCAATGAAGCTTCCATTGCCAGCTACAATGTTGCCTGCTGCTATTCAAAACTCGACCGG ACACAAGCTGGGCTTTCTGCATTGGAAGATGCCCTGAAAGCAGGCTATGAAGACTTCAAG AGAATTCGCACTGACCTGGATCTCGCAAACTTGAGGAAATCAGAGGAATTCGAACCCATGCTGAAGAACTACGATGAGTCGTTCATCAACGAGAACGCCATCAATGCCATCAAATCCTTGTTCGGATTCGGCAAGAAATGA
- the LOC133890532 gene encoding protein MET1, chloroplastic-like isoform X2: protein MALAHQVAANQPPLLSSPARLPRTSNAKQLLLLQPPFLGRSVRLRGARRAVVVRASSSAQAEPKSEGGEGGGEAEEERPYEEYEVTIEKPYGLKFAKGRDGGTYVEAIFAGASAEKTGEFTVGDKVLATSAVFGEEIWPAAGYGQTMYCIRQRVGPLYMKMERRFGKWDGAAELTEKEIIRAERNSGVISNRVREIQLQNYQRKMEQKMQREDDLRLGLRLYKDGKYEEALEKFESVLGSKPESNEASIASYNVACCYSKLDRTQAGLSALEDALKAGYEDFKRIRTDLDLANLRKSEEFEPMLKNYDESFINENAINAIKSLFGFGKK from the exons ATGGCGCTGGCTCACCAGGTCGCCGCCAACCAGCCGCCGCTACTCTCCTCCCCCGCTCGCCTCCCAAGAACCAGCAATGCGAAGCAGCTGCTGCTTCTCCAGCCGCCGTTTCTTGGCCGGAGCGTGAGGCTGCGTGGCGCGCGGAGGGCCGTCGTCGTCCGGGCGTCTTCGTCGGCGCAGGCGGAGCCCAAGTCGGAGGGCGGGGAGGGCGGAG gcgaggcggaggaggagcggccGTACGAGGAGTACGAGGTGACGATCGAGAAGCCGTACGGGCTCAAGTTCGCCAAGGGCCGCGACGGCGGCACCTACGTCGAGGCCATCTTCGCCGGCGCCTCCGCCGAGAAGACCGGCGAGTTCACCGTCGGCGACAAGGTGCTCGCCACCAG CGCCGTCTTTGGAGAGGAGATCTGGCCGGCGGCAGGGTACGGCCAGACCATGTACTGCATCCGTCAGAGAGTCGGCCCTCTCTACATGAAGATGGAGAGAAGATTCG GTAAGTGGGACGGTGCTGCTGAGCTCACCGAGAAGGAGATCATAAGAGCTGAGAGGAACTCTGGAGTGATCAGCAACAGGGTGAGGGAGATCCAG TTGCAAAATTACCAGAGGAAGATGGAGCAGAAGATGCAGAGGGAAGACGATCTACGCTTGGGGCTTAGGCTGTACAA GGATGGGAAATACGAGGAGGCATTGGAAAAGTTCGAGTCGGTTTTAGGATCGAAACCGGAGAGCAATGAAGCTTCCATTGCCAGCTACAATGTTGCCTGCTGCTATTCAAAACTCGACCGG ACACAAGCTGGGCTTTCTGCATTGGAAGATGCCCTGAAAGCAGGCTATGAAGACTTCAAG AGAATTCGCACTGACCTGGATCTCGCAAACTTGAGGAAATCAGAGGAATTCGAACCCATGCTGAAGAACTACGATGAGTCGTTCATCAACGAGAACGCCATCAATGCCATCAAATCCTTGTTCGGATTCGGCAAGAAATGA